The Psychrobacillus sp. FSL K6-2836 nucleotide sequence GCATGATTATGTACTACGGTGGAGATACTGTAGAGATAGGGTTAGTTTCTATACTGTTTTATCAATGGTACAAAAAAAGTCGCCCTATATTCAGTAATAGAAAGGATGGGTTTATTATAAGTAATACTAAAAAAATTACAGTAGTTGGAACAGATATTGAAGAAGTTAAAAGATTAAATGCAAATGCTGGCATGAGTTATCGTGAAATAAATGAATGGTTTGCAAAGCAACAATCCAAGGCACATACACCACCTAAACAAAGATAAATCATTTATGGAAGGGGATGATTTCCAATGTATTTGAAAGCCTTTTTAATGAAGTTTGTCATGATTACTGTGTTGTTATGGGTTGTTTTATGAATCTTTTTTGACGTGTCTTTTACAGACATACTCATTACTAGTGTGGTTCTCTCAGTAGTAGGATATGTAGGAGACGTCTATTTATTACCTAAAATAGGGAATGTATGGGCAGCAATAGGCGATTTTGTTATAGCTTATGCAGTTATTTACTTTCTGGGATCCTATATATATGAGCAACCTATAGCTCTAGGGACAGCTTCTTTTATATCTGCATTGTTATTAATGGTAGGAGAACTCTTTTTACATCGATATATGGACACAAATATATTCGAACCGAGGAAAGCTAACCCCGAAGAAAAAGCGGGGTATTACCAGCGGACGAACTTACAAACTGAATTTGCGGAGGAAATAGATACGGATTCTATTGCTAATCAAGGAAAAGAAAAAAACACTAATAAAAAATATAAATAAGAAGTAAGTATATTATCCCTTCATCGGACCATTCTAATATGGTCAGGGAGGTGAGCGGCCATGGGAAACAATAATAACCGAAATAATAACAACAATAATCGTAATAACAACAATCAAAATAATCCAGCTGAGTTCGGTGAGGATTTCAACTTTGACAATTTAAACGAGCAAAACAAAAATGAACAAAATAAAAACAACAACCAAAATGAACGTAATAATAACCGTAATAACAACAATAACAATAATTTTAAGTAATAATTAGCTTTTAAATACAGTCATTCCTAAAGGAAATTTTAGGAATGACTGTATTTTTGGTTTATGAATTGAACTAGTAAGGTAAAGAAGAATAATAACTAAATGGAGGGTGAATGAAATGGATAGTTTAGTGATTCGACCTTTGGATATTACTGATGCATACATGAATTATCTATTTCCATTCTCTTTTCGAGAAAAAGATCGGCAAAAGTTAATGGAGCAGCTCGAAATGCATCATTTCACCTTTTTCACTTTAGACAAAGAAGAACTACAAGACAAATATTATGGAAATAATATAAAAATCATACATGAGGAATTGGATCAGTTCTTTTTGCCGTTCATTGAAGATAAACTATTCCCTGCTAAAACGGATAATAGGGGCTTTTTGCGCTACTCAAAGGTTATAGAAGAATCTTTTATATATGAAGTGAATGACAACAAAACCAATTTTATCATTAACAGTGTGGATATTATTTTATGTCCTTTTGGTATTGGTATAATCACCATAAGGACTGCTATGGATCAAGAACAGGAAACATTGACGAATATATTGGACCATATAGCTCATTTTCGCGTGCTAGAGCCTAAGCTTGCTTTCGACAAAGGTTCTAAAATTCACCAAGAAAACAAAGTGTTCCAAACTACAAACGAGCTTGTTTTTGATTATATATGTCAGCCTGTAAAACCGTTTATCATCCATAACGAAAAGCTAGCTGGATATTATGGTAGCCTTCCATACTTTGAAGATGAACGAATGCATAGTTCTCTATTTTTGATCGCGAACAATAAATCTGAAATTACTGAAGATCAGTTGTTTCGCTTGGCTCATTTAGATGGAAAGGATATAAGTGGAAATGA carries:
- a CDS encoding DUF2512 family protein; this translates as MSFTDILITSVVLSVVGYVGDVYLLPKIGNVWAAIGDFVIAYAVIYFLGSYIYEQPIALGTASFISALLLMVGELFLHRYMDTNIFEPRKANPEEKAGYYQRTNLQTEFAEEIDTDSIANQGKEKNTNKKYK